The following proteins are encoded in a genomic region of Lycium ferocissimum isolate CSIRO_LF1 unplaced genomic scaffold, AGI_CSIRO_Lferr_CH_V1 ctg5434, whole genome shotgun sequence:
- the LOC132044906 gene encoding pectin acetylesterase 8-like encodes MMAARSVQPVCLLICSLAIIKTASAKVNESPKQQKGKDHAYFVDKTIVQNAVSKGAVCLDGSPPAYHLDRGFGHGVRNWIILLSGGAWCRNITDCLNRSKTDLGSSKLMMPFIFLGIFSKTKTENRDFYNWNKVFVRYCDGGAFTGDIESVDPTTNLHFRGARIFDAVIEDLLAKGLMDAKNVILSGGSANGYPAMLYCDHFKTLLPKAHRVKCLVDAGYFIRVKNPLLANVFESLFRDVVTLHGSTKVLPKSCTSRMKPELCFFPENIQEDIKTPFFTVMSAFDSYQVDNIIGSNVGEFIRARNCTESLNNAFKELRSEFLIALPKANNPKQRGAFIDSFNRHTQLELWWNKVNATPINNLTTMKVFGDWYFDRKYSYVIDEIDLPLPVYLYINGTLKSRG; translated from the exons ATGATGGCGGCAAGATCTGTTCAACCTGTTTGCTTGCTTATTTGTTCCCTGGCCATCATCAAAACTGCATCTGCAAAAGTAAATGAATCACCGAAACAACAGAAAGGCAAAGATCATGCATATTTTGTCGATAAAACAATTGTTCAGAATGCTGTGTCAAAAGGAGCAG TGTGCTTGGACGGATCACCTCCAGCATACCATCTTGATCGAGGATTTGGTCATGGAGTCAGAAATTGGATTATTCTACTCTCA GGAGGAGCCTGGTGCAGAAACATCACAGACTGCCTGAACCGTTCCAAGACTGACTTGGGTTCTTCAAAACTTATGATGCCATTCATATTTTTAGGCATTTTCAGCAAGACCAAAACTGAAAATCGAG ATTTTTACAATTGGAACAAAGTCTTTGTTAGGTATTGTGATGGTGGAGCTTTCACTGGAGACATCGAAAGTGTTGATCCT ACTACCAATCTTCATTTCAGAGGTGCAAGAATATTTGATGCAGTAATTGAGGATCTATTAGCAAAGGGATTAATGGATGCAAAGAAC GTCATTCTTTCTGGCGGTTCTGCTAATGGATATCCAGCAATGCTATACTGTGATCACTTCAAAACTTTATTGCCTAAAGCTCATAGAGTGAAATGCTTGGTTGATGCTGGTTATTTTATCCGTGT GAAAAATCCACTGCTAGCAAATGTGTTCGAGTCACTCTTTAGAGATGTTGTTACTTTACAT GGATCTACCAAAGTGTTACCAAAATCGTGCACTTCAAGAATGAAACCAGAATTG TGTTTCTTCCCAGAAAACATACAAGAAGATATCAAGACGCCATTTTTTACTGTGATGTCAGCATTTGATAGTTATCAG GTGGACAATATAATAGGCTCTAATGTCGGTGAATTCATTCGAGCAAGAAATTGCACTGAAAGTCTGAACAATGCCTTCAAAG AATTGAGGTCGGAATTCTTAATTGCTTTGCCCAAAGCAAATAATCCAAAACAAAGGGGAGCTTTCATTGACTCTTTTAATCGTCACACCCAGCTTGAACTATGGTGGAATAAAGTCAATGCCACTCCAATAAATAATCTG